A window from Centropristis striata isolate RG_2023a ecotype Rhode Island chromosome 4, C.striata_1.0, whole genome shotgun sequence encodes these proteins:
- the baz1b gene encoding tyrosine-protein kinase BAZ1B, whose product MAPLLGRKPYPLAKPLAEPPGPGEEVYIIEHTKEAFRNKEEYEARLQRYDERIWTCKSTGSSQLTHKEAWEEEQEVTELLQEEYPLWFEKPVLEMVHHNTVSLDKLVEMAWVEILTKYAVDEECDFLVGKDKSLQVKVVKIHPLENPEGEAGEKKLEGACDSPSSDKENASQENQRKEPPPREEENRRESLSDRARRSPRKLSTAMKEEKKRWVMPKFLPHKYDVKLINEDKVISDVPADSLFRTERPPTKEIMRYFIRHYALRLGMGESAPWVVEDELVKKFNLPSKFSDFLLDPHKFLAENPSAKRKSLSSPEGKPSKRLKTSDTPGEDSGNEKGEKKKRKKDSLGMPLSPTIWGHMQKIKMNGSPLKVKNKGSAPSTPKPGRKSGEKKEGKKTGKNGDKKLNVLKASKKDGKTGPKTPKMKQMTLLHLAKSTPAGSPKKRARSTGMGTPKLGKPLHPMALHLLRFYKENKGKEDKKTSFSYLITKAAKTLSLDDRGRLPEELQEMVQKRWELLEQKRRWAAMSVEEKQEEMKKRRKELKEKLREKAKERREKEMIVRREQSRRYEDQEIEGGKTLPTFKLVDMPEGLPNTLFGDVAMVVDFLHCYAGLLMPDDQYPITAVAMMEALAGERSGFLYLNRVLVVLLQTLLQDELAEGYSELDMPLSEIPLTMHSASELTRLCLRPCDAHGEESGQGSVDSGGLGGFDDVVTSEFLEKLETVEVFELGPEEKVSLLVALCHRILMTYSVEDHVDAIQQKSAEVWKERLAMLKEVNDRKKAERQLRKEMESKGEKKKEGSAKKESKKEAKVEPEPEPEDMISSVKSRRLMVQQAKKEKEEMDRQNKERMEKEAEEERIRRQRAAVEKAFQEGITKAKLVMRRSPLGTDRNHNRYWLFSDVVPGLYVEKGWVHEGIDYSFTPPPEDKPAEPEVEEEEDGESAATHDSQGAEKDDGAEKDDGAEKDECAEKDEGAEKDDGSVDGAISEGAQQGAAADICIETTIPNQGQNLWFVCDNPAELEELVESLHPQGVRESALKAKIQSRYQDILHSVHLTRRGKLGLRTCDGYTELLTYLRSDIQEVASRLQKGGLGYLDDNTDFEDQLKDMESLKEFGECIITIQACVIKKFLQGFMAPKQKKKKKQGGEESSKAEEVDEEKRLAEEARVATAVEKWKAAIREAQTFSRMHVLLGMLDACIKWDMSAENARCKVCRRKGDDEKLILCDECNKAFHLFCLRPALYRIPEGEWLCPACQPTVARRGSRSRNYNQDTDEEEDEEESEEEDSEEDDEEENDYKAMGHSLRPRKKVKQSSSRQKSSKSKPKKQTPSSNQSSKQKTGPNSPADIDELVRQSSQSGVRRQALELERCEEILKKLMKFRYSWPFREPVSPDEAEDYLDIISQPMDFQTMLGKFSQGSYRHGQDFLEDLKLVFSNAEEYNQQGSTVLSCMVKTEQTFTELLQKLLPGLSYLRRRSRKRVSQQASAPATSEEEDEDVEEEEEEEEEEEEEEPKKKMQNGKSNKKTTRNVRGRREEESEEEDDEEEDDDDEGRRRSKRTSASSGRKNYREQDSDGERDTRRTRQRGGRGDAGGVSSDEERSSQQRHSKRQKRS is encoded by the exons AGAGTATGAGGCACGCTTGCAAAGGTATGATGAGCGCATCTGGACATGCAAAAGCACTGGAAGCAGCCAGCTCACACACAAAGAAGCATGGGAGGAGGAACAAGAAGTCACAGAACT GCTACAGGAGGAGTATCCCCTCTGGTTTGAGAAGCCAGTCCTGGAGATGGTCCACCACAACACAGTGTCTTTAGACAAACTGGTGGAAATGGCCTGGGTGGAAATCCTCACCAAGTATGCTGTGGATGAAGAGTGTGACTTCCTG gTGGGGAAGGACAAAAGTTTGCAAGTAAAGGTGGTGAAGATTCATCCCCTAGAAAACCCAGAGGGTGAAGCGGGGGAGAAGAAGCTCGAAGGTGCCTGCGACTCTCCATCCAGCGACAAGGAGAACGCGAGTCAGGAGAACCAGAGGAAGGAACCTCCTCCGCGAGAAGAGGAGAACAGAAGGGAGAGTCTGA GTGACAGAGCACGACGTTCACCAAGGAAACTTTCTACTGCCAtgaaggaagagaagaagagatggGTGATGCCCAAATTCCTTCCTCATAAGTACGACGTGAAGCTCATCAATGAGGATAAG GTGATCAGTGATGTCCCAGCAGACAGTCTTTTTAGAACTGAGCGCCCTCCGACCAAGGAGATCATGCGCTACTTCATCAGGCACTACGCTCTGAGGCTGGGCATGGGAGAGAGCGCTCCCTGGGTAGTTGAAGACGAACTGGTGAAAAAGTTTAACCTGCCCAGCAAATTCAGTGACTTTCTTCTTGATCCACACAAG TTTTTAGCAGAGAATCCCTCTGCAAAGCGTAAGAGCTTGTCATCTCCAGAGGGGAAACCCAGCAAGAGGCTCAAGACCTCTGACACACCAGGAGAGGATTCAGGAAATGAgaagggagagaagaagaaaaggaagaaggaCTCTTTGGGCATGCCCCTTAGTCCGACCATTTGGGGCCACATGCAG aaaatcaAAATGAATGGCTCCCCACTGAAGGTGAAGAACAAAGGCTCAGCTCCCTCCACTCCAAAACCAGGCAGAAagtcaggagagaagaaagaaggaaagaaaaccGGAAAGAACGGTGACAAGAAGCTCAACGTCCTCAAAGCTTCTAAAAAGGACGGCAAAACTGGTCCGAAGACACCGAAAATGAAGCAGATGACTCTGCTGCATCTGGCTAAGAGCACCCCTGCTGGGAGCCCGAAGAAGAGAGCCCGCAGTACTGGCATGGGTACGCCTAAACTGGGGAAGCCACTGCACCCTATGGCTCTCCACCTCCTCCGTTTCTATAAGGAGAACAAGGGCAAAGAGGACAAGAAGACCTCCTTTTCATACCTCATCACCAAAGCCGCAAAGACCTTGTCCCTCGATGACCGGGGCCGGCTTCCAGAGGAGCTCCAGGAAATGGTGCAGAAACGCTGGGAGCTGCTGGAGCAAAAGAGGCGATGGGCGGCCATGAGTGTAGAGGAAAAGCAGGAAGAGATGAAGAAAAGACGAAAGGAGCTCAAAGAGAAACTGCGAGAAAAGGCCAAGGAAAGACGCGAGAAAGAGATGATCGTCCGCCGCGAACAATCACGCAGATACGAGGACCAGGAGATCGAAGGTGGCAAGACCCTGCCCACGTTCAAGCTTGTAGACATGCCCGAGGGGCTGCCCAACACCCTGTTTGGTGATGTGGCAATGGTCGTGGACTTCCTTCACTGCTATGCAGGGCTGCTGATGCCGGATGACCAGTATCCCATCACAGCAGTGGCTATGATGGAAGCTCTGGCCGGCGAGCGCTCCGGCTTCCTCTATCTGAACCGCgtgctggtggtgctgctgcagACGCTGCTGCAGGACGAGCTGGCAGAAGGCTACAGCGAGCTCGACATGCCCTTATCCGAGATCCCCCTCACAATGCACTCTGCGTCAGAGCTGACGCGGTTGTGCCTGCGACCGTGCGACGCCCACGGCGAGGAGAGCGGCCAGGGATCTGTGGACTCCGGGGGTTTGGGGGGCTTTGACGACGTGGTGACCAGCGAGTTCCTGGAGAAGCTGGAGACGGTCGAGGTGTTTGAGCTGGGCCCCGAGGAGAAGGTCAGCCTGCTGGTGGCGCTGTGCCACCGCATACTCATGACGTACTCCGTTGAAGACCACGTCGATGCAATACAGCAAAAGTCCGCTGAGGTGTGGAAGGAGCGCCTGGCGATGCTGAAAGAGGTCAACGACCGCAAAAAGGCAGAGAGGCAGCTGAGGAAGGAGATGGAGAGCAAAG gcgagaaaaagaaagaggggaGTGCTAAGAAGGAGAgcaaaaaagaagcaaaggTGGAACCAGAGCCGGAGCCAGAGGACATGATCAGCTCTGTGAAGAGCCGGCGGCTGATGGTTCAACAGGCcaagaaggagaaagaggagatggACAGACAGAACAAAG AGCGCATGGAGAAGGAAGCTGAGGAAGAGCGGATTCGTAGACAGAGGGCTGCTGTAGAAAAGGCCTTTCAGGAGGGTATCACCAAAGCCAAACTTGTCATGCGCAGGAGCCCACTGGGAACCGACAGAAATCATAACAG ATACTGGCTTTTCTCTGACGTGGTTCCTGGTCTGTACGTTGAGAAAGGCTGGGTGCATGAAGGCATCGACTACAGCTTCACCCCTCCACCCGAGGACAAACCAGCTGAGCCCgaggtagaagaagaagaggacggCGAGTCGGCTGCTACTCATGATTCACAAG GTGCTGAAAAGGATGATGGCGCCGAAAAAGATGATGGCGCCGAAAAAGATGAGTGCGCCGAAAAGGATGAAGGAGCCGAAAAGGATGATGGCAGCGTAGATGGTGCTATTAGTGAGGGAgcccagcagggggcagcagcaGACATCTGCATCGAAACGACTATTCCCAACCAGGGACAGAACCTCTG GTTCGTATGTGATAATCCAGCTGAGCTGGAGGAACTAGTGGAAAGTCTTCATCCTCAGGGGGTTCGCGAGAGTGCACTGAAGGCCAAGATACAAAGCAG GTACCAGGACATCCTCCACTCTGTCCACCTGACCAGGAGAGGAAAGCTGGGCCTCAGGACCTGTGACGGCTATACAGAGCTGCTCACTTACCTGCGCAGTGACATCCAGGAGGTGGCCTCGCGACTCCAGAAGGGAGGCCTGGGGTACCTGGATGACAACACAGACTTTGAAGATCAG TTGAAAGACATGGAGAGCTTGAAAGAATTTGGTGAGTGCATCATCACCATTCAGGCCTGTGTGATCAAAAAGTTCCTGCAGGGCTTCATGGCCCCCaagcagaaaaagaagaagaagcagggaGGGGAGGAAAGCAGCAAGGCTGAGGAGGTGGACGAGGAGAAAAGGCTGGCAGAAGAGGCCAGG GTGGCAACAGCAGTTGAGAAGTGGAAGGCCGCTATCCGAGAGGCCCAGACCTTTTCCCGCATGCATGTCCTGCTGGGGATGTTGGACGCCTGCATAAAGTGGGACATGTCTGCCGAGAATGCACGCTGCAAAGTTTGTCGCAGGAAAG GTGACGACGAGAAACTTATCCTCTGCGACGAGTGCAACAAGGCCTTCCATCTGTTCTGTCTGCGACCGGCCCTGTACCGCATCCCTGAGGGAGAGTGGCTGTGTCCGGCCTGCCAGCCCACTGTGGCCCGACGAGGCTCCCGTTCACG GAACTACAACCAAGACACAgacgaagaggaggatgaggaagagtCTGAGGAGGAGGACTCTGAGGAAGATGACGAGGAAGAGAATGACTACAAAGCCATGGGGCACAGCT TGAGACCACGGAAGAAAGTTAAGCAGTCTTCGTCTCGGCAGAAAAGTTCAAAAAGTAAACCCAAGAAGCAGACGCCTTCAAGTAATCAGAGCAGCAAACAGAAGACCGGCCCAAACAGCCCTGCAGACATCGATGAACTG GTGCGACAGAGCTCCCAGTCAGGAGTGCGCAGGCAGGCGCTGGAGCTGGAGAGGTGCGAGGAAATCCTCAAGAAACTGATGAAGTTCCGCTACAGCTGGCCGTTCAG GGAGCCCGTGTCCCCGGACGAAGCAGAGGACTACCTGGACATCATCTCCCAGCCCATGGATTTCCAGACCATGTTGGGAAAGTTCAGCCAGGGCTCGTATCGTCACGGCCAGGACTTCCTGGAAGACCTGAAACTAGTGTTCTCCAACGCAGAGGAGTACAACCAGCAGGGCAGCACGGTGCTGTCCTGCATGGTCAAGACGGAGCAGACGTTCACCGAGCTGCTCCAGAAGCTGCTGCCAGGCCTCAGCTACCTCCGCAGGCGCTCACGCAAACGTGTCAGCCAGCAAGCATCAGCTCCCGCAACATctgaggaggaagatgaagatgttgaagaggaggaggaagaggaagaagaagaagaagaagaggagccgAAGAAGAAGATGCAGAATGGCAAATCGAACAAGAAAACAACCCGAAATGTTCGGGGACggagggaagaggagagtgaggaggaggatgatgaggaggaggatgatgatgatgaaggcaGGAGGAGAAGTAAGCGGACCTCTGCCTCCTCAGGCAGGAAGAATTACAGGGAGCAGGATAGCGATGGCGAGCGGGACACACGGAGAACTCGTCAGCGGGGGGGGCGGGGCGACGCAGGGGGAGTGAGCAGCGACGAGGAGCGGTCCAGCCAGCAGCGACATTCCAAGAGACAGAAACGCTCATGA